TCCAGGCGCCGACGGCGGCATCACACCTATGATACTGGACTAATATCGGTCATTAGTATAATCTAATGCTGCACCAGGTCAGTGGCGCGGCGCTACTGGTCCTGACCACTGGAGGAGGTGTCGCTGTGGAAATGCACGTCCGCTGGGTACGCAAGCATGTGCCCACTGGCAACGATGTCGCGGTGCTCGGGCCGGCCGACGCTGAGACCCGGCCGATGATCGCGCTCTCCGTCTCGCGGCCGGAGGCCGTCGATCTGAACGACGAGCTGGACGGCAAACTCACCCCTCGCGCCGCCGCGTTCGACCTGATGGTCGGCATTCTGGGAGCGGCCGGCGCTACCGTCGACGGAATCGAAGTGAGTGAAGCGCCCGGGCAGTCTGCTCAGGCGCGGCTCCAGCTCAGCAGTCCGCGTGGGCAGACCGAGATTCGGGTCGAGGTGGGACCGGTGCTGGCGCTCTCCGTACGCATCGGCAAACCGCTCCAGGTGTCGGATCGCCTGGTGGCCGCGATGACGCCGCCTGCCGCCAGACCTGCCACGAACCCCGCCACGGTGAACGCACCGTCCGAGCAGGCGCCAGTCTCGTCCGATGCCGCCGACGACGACGCGTCGCTCGAAGCGCCGACGCCAGGAGCCGTGAGCGAGGTGCCAGAGCAGTTCCGCCGCGCCTTCGACGACGCCCCGTAGCGCCGAGAAGCGCCACAGCGATCACCGGTCGACTGTGGCGCTCCAGACACTCGCGAGGTGACGCTCAGACGGCCGCTGGCGCTCGGCTGGCGGCGACCCAGTGACCTTGCCGGACCTCGACCATCGCCGAATCCTTCTCCGAGTAGTCGAACGTGGGATCCATGATCAGCCGCTCACGGGTCGCCTCGATGTCCGGATCCGGGATCGGCACGGCCGAGAGCAGGACTCTGGTGTACGGGTGCAGCGGATTGGTGTACAGCTCGTCGGTCTCGGCAAGCTCGACGACCTTCCCCTTGTACATCACGGCCACCCGCGTGCAGATGAAGCGGATCATGCTGAGATCGTGGGCGATGAACAGGTAGGTCAGGCCCAGCTGCTGCTGGAGCTCCTGGAGCAGCGTCACGACCTGCGCCTGGATCGAGACGTCCAGGGCGGAGATCGGCTCATCGCACACGATGAACTTCGGCTCGACGGCCAGTGCCCGGGCGATACCGATCCGCTGGCGCTGGCCGCCGCTGAACTCATGGGGATACCGGTTGGCAAAGTACGGGTTCAGGCCGACCAGCCGCAGCAGCTCTTCGACGCGATCGCGCCGCTGCCGCCCGCTGGCCAGACCGTGGATGTCGAGCGGCTCCCCGATGATGCTGCCGACGGTCATGCGGGGGTTCAGCGACGCATACGGATCCTGAAAGATCATCTGGAGCTGGCGACGCATCCGCCGCATCTCGCCGCCCGAGAGACGGGTCAGATCCCGCCCCTCGAATTCGACCACGCCGCTGGTCGGCTTGTAGAGCTGAAGGATGGTGCGCCCGGTCGTGCTCTTGCCGCTGCCGGACTCGCCGACGAGGCCGAGCGTCTCGCCGGGGTAGACATCGAAGCTGATACCGTCAACCGCCTTCACCGCGCCGACCTGTCGCTGCAGGATGATGCCCTGGGTGATCGGGAAGTGCTTGACGAGATCGCGGACACGCAGCAGTGGCTCGGCGGCAGCACCTGTCGAGAGGGTCTCGTTCATGGCTAAACTCGCTCCTGCTGGGCGCGGATGGCGGCCGGGAGGTCGTACCAGGCGGCGACGAGGTGGCTCGGATCGCCGTCCCTGACGGGCAGCAGCGGCGGCGTCTCCTGAAAGCAGCGTTCGGTGGCGAAGGGGTTGCGCGGCGCGAACGCATCACCCGGCGCCGGATCGACCATGTCCGGCGGCGTGCCGGGGATCGGCGTCAGGCGGCCGCCACGATCGGTGTCGGAGCGCGGCAGCGAGCGGAGCAGGCCGTAGGTGTAGGCGCTGCGCGTGTCCTTGAAAACGGACCGCACCGGGCCGCGCTCGACGATGCGGCCGGCATACATCACTTGGACAGTGTCCGAGATGCCGGCCACGACGCCGAGATCGTGGGTGATCCAGATGATCGCCATACCGAGCCGCCGCTTGAGATCCTTGACCAGCTCGACGATCTGCGCCTGAATGGTGACATCGAGCGCCGTGGTCGGCTCATCAGCGATCAGGAGCTTCGGGTCGCAGGAGAGCGCCATCGCGATCATCACCCGCTGGCGCATGCCTCCCGAAAACTGATGCGGGTAGTCGTCGAGGCGGCGATGCGGGTCCGGGATACCGACCAGATCGAGCAGCTCGACGGTGCGCGCACGGGCCTGCGCGCGTGGCAATCTGAGGTGCAGCTCGATGGCCTCGCTGATCTGCCGCCCGACGGTCAGGACCGGGTTCAGGGAGGTCATCGGATCCTGGAAGACCATCGCAATGGAGCCGCCGCGGATCTCACGCATGTCACGGTCGCTGAGCTTGAGCAGATCGCGGCCCTGAAACAGGACTTCCCCGCGCTCGATGCGGCCTGGCGGCATGGCGATCAGCCGGAGAATCGAGAGCGCATGGACGCTCTTGCCGCTGCCGCTTTCGCCCACCACGCCGAGCGTCTCGCCATCCTGCAGCGCGTAGCTGACGTCGTTGACCGCGTGCACGACGCCGTCAGGCGTATGGAAGCGTACGGTGAGGTTGCGAATCTCCAGAAGGGGCGTTGACCCTGGACTCATACTACGATCACCTGCCACATCCTCGCACGAGCGTTACGTCGAGAGCGTGCGCTCGCCCCGGCGACACCGCCCGGCGCGCCGCGCCAGCGGGTGGCGCGCCGGGCGGTCCGAAGGCGGCCCGGCGATGCGCTCCCCAGCACCCGCCCGGCAGGCTCAAGAGTACACTAATACAGAAGATTCAACAATACTAAGTCTGTTCATGAGCAGATGACCATCATTGCGCGCGGTGCGGGCATGCGGTGGCAGCCGGGTTGGCGGCGATCGTGGCTGGCCGTCTGCGACAGCCTCGGCTGTCGCAGACGACGGCGTGGCCGGTCAGGCGGTGACGCTGAAGCCGCCATCCGCGACGGCCCTGGCGTACGCTTCCTCGTCCAGCCCCAGCCCGAAGCCCGGCGCGGCCGGCGTGGTGACGAGGCCCTCGGCGATCGAGTAGGCCGAGGTGTCGATAGCCGAGGTGGAGGCGTGATCCCACTCCACGAAGCCGAAGTTCGGCATCGCCAGCCCGAGGTGGGCGAGGTGGTAGTTCCCCAGCATCGTCCCATAGTGGTGCGGCGAGCAGATCCGCCCCCACGCTTCGATGTTCGGGGCGAACTCCAGCCAGCGGCTCAAGCCCGGCGCGAGGATGTCCCATTGGAGCACATCCACGATGCCCTCGCGGACCATGTCGATCAGCAGATCGTGGGGCGCGAGCGAGCCGACCGTCGCGGCATACGGAACGCCGTCCAGCAG
The Chloroflexota bacterium genome window above contains:
- a CDS encoding bifunctional nuclease family protein, whose translation is MEMHVRWVRKHVPTGNDVAVLGPADAETRPMIALSVSRPEAVDLNDELDGKLTPRAAAFDLMVGILGAAGATVDGIEVSEAPGQSAQARLQLSSPRGQTEIRVEVGPVLALSVRIGKPLQVSDRLVAAMTPPAARPATNPATVNAPSEQAPVSSDAADDDASLEAPTPGAVSEVPEQFRRAFDDAP
- a CDS encoding ABC transporter ATP-binding protein, whose translation is MNETLSTGAAAEPLLRVRDLVKHFPITQGIILQRQVGAVKAVDGISFDVYPGETLGLVGESGSGKSTTGRTILQLYKPTSGVVEFEGRDLTRLSGGEMRRMRRQLQMIFQDPYASLNPRMTVGSIIGEPLDIHGLASGRQRRDRVEELLRLVGLNPYFANRYPHEFSGGQRQRIGIARALAVEPKFIVCDEPISALDVSIQAQVVTLLQELQQQLGLTYLFIAHDLSMIRFICTRVAVMYKGKVVELAETDELYTNPLHPYTRVLLSAVPIPDPDIEATRERLIMDPTFDYSEKDSAMVEVRQGHWVAASRAPAAV
- a CDS encoding ABC transporter ATP-binding protein codes for the protein MSPGSTPLLEIRNLTVRFHTPDGVVHAVNDVSYALQDGETLGVVGESGSGKSVHALSILRLIAMPPGRIERGEVLFQGRDLLKLSDRDMREIRGGSIAMVFQDPMTSLNPVLTVGRQISEAIELHLRLPRAQARARTVELLDLVGIPDPHRRLDDYPHQFSGGMRQRVMIAMALSCDPKLLIADEPTTALDVTIQAQIVELVKDLKRRLGMAIIWITHDLGVVAGISDTVQVMYAGRIVERGPVRSVFKDTRSAYTYGLLRSLPRSDTDRGGRLTPIPGTPPDMVDPAPGDAFAPRNPFATERCFQETPPLLPVRDGDPSHLVAAWYDLPAAIRAQQERV